One genomic region from Alosa alosa isolate M-15738 ecotype Scorff River chromosome 12, AALO_Geno_1.1, whole genome shotgun sequence encodes:
- the LOC125304774 gene encoding endoglin-like, with amino-acid sequence MGERRCFPGARAERTLEVVRTKAPPPRCPEFGLSAVLGIAFGGFLIGVLLIGALWFIKIRTGRPVALAMGTTAAHLTGCQCCLTKRQPVPTNPSPSENSSANASIGSTQSTPTSSMA; translated from the exons atgggtgaaaga AGATGCTTCCCAGGAGCTAGAGCCGAGAGAACCCTGGAGGTGGTTCGCACTAAAGCTCCACCGCCGA ggtGTCCTGAGTTTGGCTTGTCTGCAGTCCTGGGGATAGCCTTTGGGGGCTTTCTCATAGGGGTGTTGTTGATCGGAGCCCTGTGGTTCATTAAGATCCGCACAG GACGCCCAGTGGCTCTGGCTATGGGAACAACTGCAGCTCATCTCACAG GGTGCCAGTGCTGTCTGACCAAGCGCCAGCCGGTGCCCACCAACCCCTCGCCCTCGGAGAACAGCAGTGCCAACGCCAGCATTGGCAGCACCCAGAGTACCCCCACCAGCA
- the LOC125304775 gene encoding endoglin-like: MDALCALLPALLLWAAMVTADPSSACSLFDLPGDTSNWISVERKPQGCSSSFVLHNGTDELEIHMLHLDFTKPSQDGYSFCEVHLPSESKPSKMIISTRGNAGHTLYLNVKGNTSNIVFHVPETVTIQPPALQSTSVLEHFPLETEELLKWASDKFGGVTSFTEVQNPTTFSFTQSPASGPNCTLSPIENIPMEVVKSSSQDHVINSSSVKSCYLPASHQKQLHIINIPEDTGIRHVFVDAVSKDAKLFMRGAKDTVWEVSGANQFATNGLIKLHLGPPMALPSRGMTFPASAPELQREAMVHFSTDSFTSYSEIRTRAPAIHVVLGVQEEDWTDTLL, translated from the exons ATCCCAGTTCGGCGTGTAGCCTCTTTGACCTCCCAGGGGACACGAGCAACTGGATCAGTGTGGAGCGCAAGCCCCAGGGTTGCTCCAGCAGCTTCGTCCTCCACAACGGCACAGACGAGCTGGAGATTCACATGCTCCACCTGGATTTCACCAAGCCATCCCAG GATGGCTATTCCTTTTGTGAGGTGCACCTGCCGTCGGAATCCAAACCCTCCAAGATGATCATCAGCACCAGAGGCAATGCAGGGCACACACTCTACCTGAATGTCAAAGGGAACACCAGCAACATCGTCTTccat GTCCCAGAGACGGTGACCATTCAACCACCTGCATTACAGTCGACATCAGTACTAGAACACTTTCCCCTGGAAACAGAGGAGCTCTTGAAGTGGGCCAGTGATAAGTTTGgtggcgtaacatcctttacaGAAGTGCAGAACCCAACAACATTCAGTTTCACCCAAAGTCCTG CCTCAGGTCCAAACTGCACCTTGAGCCCCATTGAGAACATTCCCATGGAGGTGGTCAAGTCATCAAGCCAAGATCACGTGATCAACTCATCATCTGTGAAGTCCTGCTACCTTCCAGCCAGCCATCAGAAGCAGCTGCACATCATCAATATCCCCGAAGACACTGGCATCCG TCATGTGTTTGTGGATGCCGTCTCCAAAGATGCCAAGTTGTTCATGAGAGGCGCCAAAGACACTGTGTGGGAGGTATCGGGGGCAAACCAATTTGCG acAAATGGCCTGATAAAGCTACATCTTGGACCGCCGATGGCGCTCCCCAGCAGGGGGATGACCTTCCCGGCCAGTGCCCCAGAGCTTCAGCGGGAGGCCATGGTCCACTTCAGCACGGACTCCTTCACCAGCTACTCTGAGATCCGCACCAGAGCCCCCGCTATCCACGTTGTCCTCGGCGTACAAGAAG AAGACTGGACAGATACACTGCTGTAG